The following are encoded together in the Cicer arietinum cultivar CDC Frontier isolate Library 1 chromosome 2, Cicar.CDCFrontier_v2.0, whole genome shotgun sequence genome:
- the LOC101501806 gene encoding gibberellin-regulated protein 12-like, with protein sequence MTKFVCAILLMLVMAFAIKDTYAGKEGSLRPKECATACALRCSATQYKEACLTYCNLCCAKCLCVPSGTYGHKEECPCYNNWKTKKGGPKCP encoded by the exons ATGACTAAATTTGTTTGTGCAATTCTTCTCATGCTTGTTATGGCTTTTGCCATCAAAGATACCTAT GCTGGTAAAGAAGGATCACTTCGTCCTAAAG aATGTGCAACTGCATGTGCCCTACGTTGTTCAGCAACTCAATACAAGGAGGCATGTTTGACCTATTGCAACCTTTGTTGTGCCAAATGTTTGTGTGTTCCATCTGGAACATATGGTCACAAGGAAGAATGTCCATGCTATAATAACTGGAAAACTAAAAAAGGAGGACCCAAGTGcccttaa
- the LOC101501494 gene encoding gibberellin-regulated protein 12-like, translating into MTKFVCAILLMLVMAFAINDTYAGKEGSLRPEECAAACDQRCSATQYKKACLTYCNLCCAKCLCVPSGTYGHKEECACYNNWKTKEGGPKCP; encoded by the exons ATGACTAAATTTGTTTGTGCAATTCTTCTCATGCTTGTTATGGCTTTTGCCATCAATGATACCTAT GCTGGTAAAGAAGGATCACTTCGTCCTGAAG aATGTGCAGCTGCATGTGACCAACGTTGTTCAGCAACTCAATACAAGAAGGCATGTTTAACCTATTGCAACCTTTGTTGTGCAAAATGTTTGTGTGTTCCATCTGGAACATATGGTCACAAGGAAGAATGTGCATGCTATAATAACTGGAAAACTAAAGAAGGAGGACCCAAGTGcccttaa